A genomic region of Mesobacillus jeotgali contains the following coding sequences:
- the pgmB gene encoding beta-phosphoglucomutase, translated as MTRPLNAFIFDLDGVITDTAEYHFLAWKALAEDLGITFTREDNEELKGVSRMDSLEKILELGGRTGDFTAEEKDALADKKNDHYLTLIQNITPADLLPAIKELITDIKAKGLKLGMASASKNAFTVMESLGMKSEFDIIVDAKTVVNGKPHPEVFLRATEMLGVEPEACIGVEDAAAGVQAIKSAGMFAVAVGPKESFKNADIVYASTAELSLEKILEVFNS; from the coding sequence ATGACAAGACCACTAAATGCGTTTATCTTTGACCTTGATGGCGTCATTACTGATACAGCTGAATATCATTTTTTAGCGTGGAAAGCACTGGCTGAGGATTTGGGCATTACTTTTACCCGCGAGGACAACGAGGAGCTGAAGGGTGTTTCCCGAATGGACTCCCTTGAGAAAATCCTTGAGCTGGGCGGCCGTACGGGGGACTTCACGGCTGAGGAAAAAGATGCATTGGCTGATAAGAAAAATGATCATTACCTTACCCTGATTCAAAACATCACTCCAGCTGACCTTTTGCCGGCGATCAAAGAGCTGATTACGGATATTAAAGCAAAGGGACTCAAGCTGGGCATGGCATCTGCAAGCAAGAACGCGTTCACTGTGATGGAGTCACTTGGTATGAAATCTGAGTTCGATATCATCGTCGATGCGAAGACCGTCGTGAACGGCAAGCCGCATCCGGAAGTTTTCTTGCGCGCAACGGAAATGCTTGGTGTTGAGCCAGAAGCATGCATTGGTGTCGAGGATGCAGCGGCAGGGGTACAGGCGATTAAATCAGCAGGAATGTTCGCTGTAGCTGTGGGGCCAAAGGAAAGCTTCAAGAATGCTGATATTGTCTATGCCAGCACAGCTGAGCTTTCATTAGAGAAAATTTTAGAAGTATTTAACTCATAA
- a CDS encoding glycoside hydrolase family 13 protein encodes MKHTWWKEAVAYQVYPRSFMDSNGDGIGDLQGMISKLDYLKDLGIDVIWICPMYKSPNDDNGYDISDYQDIMDEFGTMEDFDQLLAETHKRGMKLIIDLVINHTSDEHQWFIESRESKDSPKRDWYIWRDGKDGAEPNNWESIFGGSAWEYDEKTGQYFLHIFSRKQPDLNWENKDVRTALYDMINWWLDKGIDGFRVDAISHIKKEAGLKDMPNPEGQQYVSSFDKHMNVDGIQPFLEELKEETFSKYDIMTVGEANGVSIEEADLWVGEEQGKFNMVFQFEHLDLWDSEKKALDLAKLKSTFTRWQKGLEGHGWNALFIENHDKARIVSTWGDDKDYWRESATALASMYFLMQGTPFIYQGQEIGMTNVQFPSIEDYNDVAIKNLYKIRRENGVPHEEIMDFIWATSRDNSRTPMQWSNAENAGFTTGTPWLGMNPNYKEVNVENQLNDPDSILHFYKKMIEMKKANDIFTYGTYDLVLENHGQIYAYTRTLEDKQAVVLSNLSSEPAAFEFNGFPLESSQLLLNNYKVEEKGTSFTLKPYETRVYLK; translated from the coding sequence ATGAAACACACATGGTGGAAAGAGGCTGTTGCCTATCAGGTATATCCAAGGAGCTTCATGGATTCCAATGGTGACGGCATCGGTGATTTGCAAGGAATGATATCAAAACTTGATTACTTAAAGGACTTAGGAATCGATGTGATCTGGATTTGTCCAATGTACAAATCTCCTAATGACGATAATGGTTATGATATCAGTGATTATCAAGATATCATGGATGAGTTCGGAACGATGGAAGACTTTGACCAGCTGCTTGCTGAAACGCATAAGCGCGGCATGAAGTTGATCATCGATCTTGTCATCAACCATACGAGCGATGAGCATCAATGGTTCATCGAGTCCCGTGAATCCAAGGATAGCCCTAAACGCGACTGGTACATCTGGCGCGATGGCAAGGACGGCGCTGAGCCAAACAACTGGGAAAGCATCTTTGGCGGATCTGCCTGGGAGTATGACGAAAAGACAGGTCAGTACTTCCTTCACATCTTCTCCCGCAAACAGCCAGATTTGAACTGGGAAAACAAAGATGTCCGTACTGCGTTATACGATATGATCAACTGGTGGCTTGACAAAGGGATCGATGGTTTCCGCGTCGATGCGATCAGCCATATCAAGAAAGAAGCCGGCCTGAAAGACATGCCTAACCCTGAAGGGCAGCAGTATGTTTCTTCTTTTGATAAGCATATGAATGTCGATGGGATTCAGCCCTTCCTGGAAGAGCTGAAGGAAGAAACGTTCTCAAAGTACGACATCATGACAGTCGGCGAAGCAAATGGCGTCAGCATTGAAGAAGCCGATCTCTGGGTTGGCGAGGAACAAGGTAAATTCAATATGGTTTTCCAGTTTGAACATCTTGATTTGTGGGATTCTGAAAAGAAGGCGCTTGACCTGGCAAAATTGAAGAGTACTTTTACCCGCTGGCAAAAAGGTCTTGAAGGACATGGCTGGAATGCGTTATTCATTGAAAACCATGATAAAGCACGTATCGTTTCAACATGGGGTGATGACAAGGATTACTGGCGCGAAAGTGCAACAGCACTGGCATCCATGTACTTCCTGATGCAGGGCACGCCTTTCATCTATCAGGGACAGGAAATCGGCATGACTAACGTCCAGTTCCCTTCCATAGAGGATTATAATGATGTAGCAATCAAGAACCTTTATAAAATCCGTCGCGAAAACGGAGTACCACATGAAGAAATCATGGATTTCATCTGGGCAACAAGCCGCGACAACTCGCGCACGCCAATGCAATGGTCAAATGCAGAAAATGCCGGGTTCACAACAGGCACACCTTGGCTCGGAATGAATCCGAACTACAAAGAGGTCAATGTCGAAAATCAGCTAAATGACCCTGACTCCATCCTTCATTTTTACAAAAAAATGATCGAGATGAAGAAGGCCAATGACATATTCACTTATGGCACATACGATTTAGTTCTCGAAAATCATGGACAAATTTATGCCTATACAAGAACATTGGAAGACAAGCAGGCTGTTGTGCTTTCCAACCTATCCAGCGAGCCAGCAGCCTTCGAATTCAACGGATTCCCGCTTGAATCAAGCCAATTGCTGCTTAACAACTACAAGGTTGAGGAAAAAGGAACGTCATTCACATTGAAGCCATACGAAACAAGAGTATATTTGAAGTAA
- a CDS encoding YjiH family protein has translation MEKPLRKTRSTGDLLAFIIPSLIGIFFFMLPISYNGEITIPIAVLSGWLQDLLGGSLPAIMTVIIVLTLIGTLLIKTIRPEILNRNHFLKALFDVPVVWLVARILGAIFAVMTLFQLGPEAVWSPNTGGLLLNDLLPILFSVFLFAGLFLPLLLNFGLLELFGTLMAKIMRPIFTLPGRSSIDTLTSWLGDGTIGVLLTSKQYEEGYYTRREAAVIGTTFSVVSITFSLVVISQVGLGHMFVPFYLTVTLAGVVAAIILPRIPPLSRKQDTYYVEQNNDYSEENIPDGYTPFSWGMAQAVDKASSNKSFKDFFLAGIRNILDMWMGVAPIVMALGTLALIVAEYTPVFQWLGMPFIPLLELMQVPEAKAASETLIVGFADMFLPSVIGADIASPMTRFIIASVSVTQLIYMSEVGGLLLGSKIPVSFGELFIIFLQRTLVTLPIVVLVAHIIF, from the coding sequence TTGGAAAAACCATTGCGTAAAACAAGATCTACCGGGGACTTATTAGCATTTATCATTCCCTCATTAATAGGAATATTTTTCTTTATGTTACCAATCTCCTACAACGGAGAAATAACGATACCGATCGCTGTCCTTTCCGGATGGCTTCAGGACTTGCTTGGCGGCTCATTGCCTGCAATCATGACTGTAATAATTGTCCTGACCCTGATCGGAACACTATTAATAAAAACAATCAGACCGGAAATTCTTAACCGTAACCATTTTCTGAAAGCATTGTTTGATGTTCCAGTTGTCTGGCTTGTTGCCAGGATTTTAGGAGCAATTTTTGCGGTCATGACTTTATTTCAATTAGGGCCGGAAGCAGTTTGGTCACCTAACACAGGCGGACTGCTGCTCAACGACCTTTTGCCAATCCTTTTCTCAGTGTTTCTTTTTGCAGGGTTGTTCCTGCCTTTATTGCTGAACTTTGGTCTTCTTGAATTGTTCGGAACATTGATGGCCAAGATCATGCGTCCTATTTTCACATTGCCTGGACGTTCTTCAATTGATACTCTAACATCATGGCTTGGCGACGGCACGATTGGTGTTCTCCTGACAAGCAAACAGTATGAAGAAGGATACTATACAAGACGAGAAGCCGCTGTTATCGGGACGACTTTCTCTGTTGTCTCCATCACATTCAGTCTCGTAGTCATTTCTCAGGTTGGCCTGGGCCATATGTTTGTTCCATTTTATTTAACCGTGACACTGGCTGGCGTGGTTGCGGCTATAATCCTTCCAAGAATCCCGCCTCTTTCAAGGAAGCAGGATACGTATTATGTTGAGCAGAACAACGACTACTCTGAGGAGAACATTCCTGATGGATATACACCTTTCTCCTGGGGTATGGCACAGGCTGTCGATAAAGCAAGCAGCAATAAGAGCTTTAAAGATTTCTTCCTTGCCGGTATCCGCAATATCCTTGATATGTGGATGGGTGTTGCGCCGATCGTCATGGCGCTTGGAACACTGGCGCTGATTGTCGCTGAATATACACCAGTATTTCAATGGCTAGGGATGCCGTTCATTCCGCTGTTGGAGCTAATGCAGGTTCCTGAAGCGAAGGCTGCTTCAGAGACATTGATTGTCGGCTTTGCGGACATGTTCCTTCCTTCCGTAATCGGTGCTGATATCGCAAGCCCGATGACAAGGTTCATCATTGCGTCTGTTTCCGTCACACAGCTAATCTATATGTCAGAGGTCGGCGGCCTGCTGCTGGGTTCAAAAATCCCTGTCAGCTTCGGGGAATTGTTCATTATCTTCCTGCAGCGTACACTTGTGACATTGCCAATCGTTGTACTGGTTGCGCATATCATTTTTTAG
- a CDS encoding LacI family DNA-binding transcriptional regulator has product MAVTIKDVAKAAGVSPSTVSRVIADHPHINEGTKKRVRKVMEKLGYHPNFQARSLVVRSTETIGIVMPNSATQALQNPFFPEVIRGISMKAHEHQFGVYLTTGITDEEIFQQVISMVQGRRVDGIILLYSKTDDKIMNYLLEHKFPFTVIGRPSMNAERITYVDNDNIYITKQVTDYLIKLGHRKIAFIGVNLEQVFTIDRLEGYKQALQEAGLPYDEKYIIHEQCLKSEGKEGITRFFSSHEPPTALVVADDFTAIELMSYSEELNIKVPEEISIVSFNDVPLAEHMKPQLTSVNIDIFQLGFEAANCLIEIIKNPDTLPKRITIPARMVERKSCGPIHK; this is encoded by the coding sequence ATGGCAGTCACAATCAAAGATGTAGCGAAGGCAGCCGGTGTGTCACCTTCTACCGTTTCCAGGGTGATAGCAGATCACCCTCATATCAATGAAGGAACGAAGAAGCGTGTACGGAAAGTGATGGAGAAACTGGGATACCACCCGAACTTCCAGGCACGAAGCCTAGTGGTAAGGAGTACTGAGACAATCGGTATTGTTATGCCCAATTCAGCTACCCAGGCATTGCAAAATCCGTTTTTCCCCGAGGTCATCAGGGGAATCAGCATGAAGGCCCATGAACACCAATTTGGAGTTTATTTAACGACTGGCATCACGGATGAGGAGATTTTCCAGCAGGTCATTTCGATGGTGCAGGGCCGCAGAGTTGACGGCATCATCCTTTTGTATTCGAAAACGGATGATAAAATCATGAACTACTTGCTGGAGCATAAGTTTCCGTTTACTGTCATAGGCCGCCCGAGCATGAACGCTGAGCGGATCACCTATGTGGATAATGACAATATTTATATTACCAAACAGGTTACTGATTATTTGATCAAGCTGGGACATCGAAAAATTGCTTTTATCGGTGTTAATTTAGAGCAAGTTTTTACAATTGACCGCCTAGAGGGATATAAACAAGCCCTTCAGGAAGCTGGCCTCCCATATGACGAAAAGTATATTATCCATGAGCAATGCTTAAAGTCTGAAGGAAAAGAAGGCATCACGAGGTTCTTCTCCTCCCATGAGCCGCCTACCGCCCTCGTAGTGGCAGATGATTTTACCGCTATCGAGCTTATGAGTTATTCCGAGGAATTGAATATCAAGGTGCCTGAAGAGATCTCAATTGTCAGCTTCAATGATGTACCGCTTGCGGAGCATATGAAGCCACAACTGACTTCTGTTAATATCGACATCTTCCAGTTAGGTTTCGAAGCGGCTAACTGTTTAATAGAAATCATTAAAAATCCGGATACATTGCCGAAAAGAATCACAATCCCGGCACGGATGGTTGAACGGAAATCATGCGGTCCGATTCATAAGTAA
- a CDS encoding FAD-dependent oxidoreductase — protein sequence MNDYTSKLPRFPEPYWRKTAELPTFPKLQEDLKVDVAVIGGGITGLTSAYLLAKGGVKVAVIEAGSILNGTTGHTTAKLTAQHGVVYDELINHHGEDKARLYYQANYDAVQFVKNLVKEQQIDCDFSEEDAYIYTNSEKELEKLLTEFKAYEKLGVNGSEYVSEVPLPVESKAGIVMRNQAQFHPLKFLRHLVERFTEMGGQIFENTTAVDMEEGSEPVVTTRGGHKVHCKQMIVSTHYPFYDLKGFYFSRMTPERSYLLAVKTEKEFPGGMFINAEQPTRSLRYTDWNGEKIVLFGGDSHKVGHKTNTHQYYEALEAFAHQTFGVKEIPFRWSAQDPIPFDKIPFVGQYSTTTDNIYVATGYRKWGMSNGINAAIMLSDQILKKENPYKEVFDPQRFHADPELKKFVSTNTHVAKMLVKGKLERPSTQATSLDNDEGAAVTVNGKRAGAYRDENGQLHVVDTTCTHMGCELEWNNGERSWDCPCHGSRFSYKGDVIEGPAELPLKKVDLE from the coding sequence ATGAACGACTATACTTCAAAGCTGCCTCGATTCCCTGAACCGTACTGGCGTAAGACCGCAGAACTGCCTACATTTCCTAAGCTGCAGGAGGATTTGAAGGTCGATGTGGCTGTCATTGGCGGTGGAATTACCGGTTTGACCTCTGCCTATTTGCTGGCCAAGGGCGGGGTTAAGGTTGCCGTAATTGAAGCCGGTTCAATATTGAACGGAACCACCGGGCACACAACCGCAAAGCTGACCGCACAACACGGCGTGGTTTATGATGAACTAATCAACCATCATGGCGAGGATAAGGCACGACTTTACTATCAGGCCAACTATGACGCGGTGCAATTTGTTAAAAACCTTGTAAAAGAACAGCAGATTGACTGTGATTTTTCGGAAGAGGATGCTTATATCTACACGAATTCCGAAAAAGAATTGGAAAAGCTCCTGACGGAATTCAAGGCTTACGAAAAACTCGGAGTAAATGGCAGCGAGTATGTTTCTGAAGTCCCTCTGCCTGTGGAATCGAAAGCCGGAATTGTGATGCGCAACCAGGCCCAGTTCCACCCGCTCAAATTTTTAAGGCATCTGGTTGAGCGTTTTACTGAAATGGGAGGACAAATTTTCGAAAATACTACTGCGGTTGATATGGAAGAAGGCTCCGAGCCTGTCGTTACAACCCGCGGTGGTCATAAAGTGCACTGCAAACAGATGATTGTCAGCACGCACTATCCTTTCTATGACTTAAAAGGTTTTTATTTTTCAAGGATGACACCGGAAAGATCGTATTTGCTGGCTGTCAAAACAGAAAAAGAATTCCCTGGGGGCATGTTCATCAACGCCGAACAGCCTACCCGCTCGCTCCGCTATACGGACTGGAACGGTGAAAAAATCGTCCTGTTTGGCGGCGACAGCCATAAAGTCGGCCATAAAACGAATACGCACCAATACTATGAAGCACTCGAGGCATTCGCCCACCAAACATTCGGCGTAAAGGAGATTCCGTTCAGATGGTCCGCACAGGACCCTATTCCTTTCGATAAAATTCCGTTTGTCGGCCAATACTCAACGACTACAGATAATATATATGTCGCGACTGGCTACCGGAAATGGGGAATGTCAAATGGAATCAATGCCGCCATTATGTTGAGCGACCAAATTCTGAAGAAGGAAAACCCATACAAGGAAGTGTTTGACCCACAAAGATTCCATGCAGACCCTGAGTTAAAGAAATTCGTATCCACGAACACCCATGTTGCCAAGATGCTCGTGAAAGGGAAGCTGGAACGCCCTTCTACCCAGGCAACTTCGCTTGATAATGATGAGGGCGCAGCCGTAACTGTGAACGGCAAACGTGCTGGCGCCTATCGCGATGAAAACGGCCAGCTTCACGTGGTCGATACTACCTGTACCCATATGGGATGTGAGCTCGAATGGAATAACGGTGAACGCTCATGGGACTGCCCATGCCACGGCTCCCGTTTCTCATACAAGGGAGACGTAATTGAAGGTCCTGCTGAACTGCCGCTGAAAAAAGTGGATCTAGAATAG
- a CDS encoding GNAT family N-acetyltransferase, whose protein sequence is MKVILEKIRPDEKEVLRNLYSLYLHELSAYTNGLQISEDGSFDFDSFSLIWEKDGVTPYFIMADEKLAGFVLILEAPFTTKVDKVINDFFILNSFRGKGVAKAAVSEIFAENKGSYYISQLVNNQTAVHFWKKVYKQLEINFVEQSEVQDGEEVVYQTFVIR, encoded by the coding sequence ATGAAAGTAATTTTGGAAAAGATCAGACCAGATGAAAAGGAAGTACTGCGGAATCTTTATTCACTTTACCTGCATGAGTTGTCCGCTTATACAAATGGATTGCAGATCAGTGAGGATGGTAGCTTCGATTTTGATTCATTTTCACTTATATGGGAAAAAGACGGAGTCACGCCATACTTCATAATGGCCGATGAAAAACTGGCTGGATTTGTCCTGATTCTTGAAGCACCTTTCACGACAAAAGTAGATAAAGTAATCAATGACTTTTTTATATTGAATTCCTTCCGTGGAAAAGGAGTCGCCAAAGCAGCTGTATCAGAAATCTTTGCCGAAAATAAAGGCAGTTATTACATATCCCAGCTCGTTAATAATCAAACAGCAGTACACTTTTGGAAAAAGGTCTACAAGCAACTGGAAATAAACTTTGTAGAACAGTCGGAAGTTCAGGATGGGGAAGAGGTTGTATATCAGACTTTTGTTATTAGGTAG
- a CDS encoding UDP-glucose dehydrogenase family protein → MEITVVGTGYVGLVTGVCFAEVGYNVTCFDIDEQKISTLSKGRCPIYEPGLEEMLKKNLEEGRLHFTADLKSAFATMDFIFITVGTPENEDGSANLGYLEAAVADIGASLTRNAVIVIKSTVPVGTNERIYQMLKEIIPDHIQVKVVSNPEFLREGSGILDTFHADRIVIGTDDREAGSAVASIYEPFGRPNIQTDIRSAELIKYASNAFLATKISFINEVANLCEHTGANIEDVAKGMGMDERIGSQFLKAGIGYGGSCFPKDTKALEKLTDYYNYDFKILRSVIEVNSRQKQQLFLKAKEMFGSLQGKRTAVLGLAFKPHTDDIREAPAIELIAQLFEEQADISVYDPAAVGKVEELFGSRLYYADSVDMAIKGADVVFIMTEWPQITQYDLGRYPLLMREPVLFDGRNCYDLAEAEAAGLTYISVGRRAVNMNQKLENLGFQV, encoded by the coding sequence ATGGAAATCACAGTTGTCGGGACAGGCTATGTTGGCCTTGTCACGGGAGTTTGTTTTGCTGAAGTTGGTTACAATGTGACCTGTTTTGATATAGATGAACAAAAAATCAGTACTCTTTCAAAAGGTAGATGCCCGATTTATGAACCGGGACTTGAAGAGATGCTGAAAAAGAATCTGGAAGAAGGAAGGCTTCATTTTACAGCTGACTTAAAATCGGCCTTCGCAACGATGGACTTTATTTTTATCACAGTTGGGACGCCTGAAAACGAGGATGGCTCGGCAAATCTTGGCTATTTAGAAGCGGCGGTTGCTGATATCGGCGCCAGTTTAACCAGGAATGCAGTCATTGTCATTAAAAGCACCGTACCGGTCGGGACAAACGAGCGGATTTATCAGATGCTTAAGGAAATCATCCCGGACCATATTCAAGTAAAAGTCGTTTCAAATCCTGAATTTTTGCGTGAAGGCTCTGGCATTCTTGATACGTTCCATGCTGACCGGATCGTCATCGGTACGGATGACCGTGAAGCGGGCAGTGCGGTTGCGAGTATTTATGAACCTTTTGGCAGGCCGAATATCCAGACAGATATCCGCAGTGCAGAGCTCATCAAATATGCTTCTAATGCGTTTCTGGCGACGAAAATCAGTTTTATCAACGAGGTTGCCAACCTGTGTGAGCACACAGGTGCAAATATTGAAGATGTGGCAAAAGGAATGGGTATGGACGAGCGGATCGGCAGCCAATTTTTAAAAGCGGGGATTGGCTATGGCGGTTCATGCTTCCCGAAGGATACAAAGGCCCTTGAAAAGCTTACAGATTACTATAATTATGATTTTAAAATCCTTCGGTCCGTGATTGAGGTGAACAGCAGGCAAAAGCAGCAGCTATTTTTAAAAGCGAAAGAGATGTTTGGCAGTCTGCAAGGGAAGAGGACGGCGGTGCTGGGCCTGGCGTTCAAGCCTCATACTGATGACATCCGTGAGGCACCTGCAATTGAGCTGATCGCCCAGCTTTTTGAAGAACAGGCTGACATTTCGGTGTATGACCCGGCTGCCGTTGGAAAAGTAGAAGAGTTATTCGGAAGCCGGCTGTATTACGCTGACTCCGTGGATATGGCGATTAAAGGAGCGGATGTTGTCTTCATCATGACCGAGTGGCCGCAAATCACTCAATATGATTTGGGACGTTACCCATTACTCATGCGAGAACCGGTTCTATTTGACGGAAGGAACTGCTATGACTTGGCCGAGGCGGAGGCTGCTGGCCTAACGTATATTTCTGTCGGCAGGAGAGCTGTTAACATGAATCAGAAGCTGGAAAACTTGGGATTTCAAGTGTAA
- a CDS encoding NAD(P)/FAD-dependent oxidoreductase: MYDCLIVGGGIAGLQAAIQLGRYDHNVMVLDSGDGRSAICQSYHNILGYPDGVSGPYLREVGRKQAAQYGVEFVIGKAESAEKMGDEFEVKAESGDTYKAKTLLLATGVMDRIPPFPELMPTLGISVYICPDCDGHEVKDKSTIVMGSGNPGANMALTLNYFTDKLTYVNHENKEVDREKIAAMKDNGIKYVEGPIEKVLADGPDFRGVELENGDKLTSERGFMAFGGNEVKSQLAQQLGVDLHKNKHVLVDPRTKMTNVENVWAAGDLVAHSEQTTIAMGDGMQASIWIHKTLLADKG; the protein is encoded by the coding sequence ATGTATGATTGCCTTATAGTTGGAGGCGGGATCGCCGGGCTCCAGGCGGCGATTCAGCTTGGGCGATACGACCATAATGTGATGGTTTTGGATTCAGGTGATGGCCGGTCGGCGATTTGCCAGAGCTATCATAATATCCTTGGCTATCCGGATGGAGTAAGCGGACCTTACTTAAGAGAAGTCGGCCGTAAGCAAGCGGCGCAATATGGTGTAGAATTCGTTATTGGCAAGGCTGAGAGTGCCGAAAAGATGGGGGATGAATTTGAAGTCAAGGCAGAGAGCGGGGACACATACAAGGCGAAGACATTGCTTCTGGCCACGGGCGTCATGGATCGGATTCCGCCATTTCCGGAGCTGATGCCTACGCTTGGCATCAGTGTGTATATATGTCCGGATTGCGATGGCCATGAAGTGAAAGACAAGTCCACCATCGTAATGGGTTCTGGCAACCCTGGTGCGAACATGGCGCTGACCCTGAACTATTTTACAGATAAACTCACGTATGTGAATCATGAAAATAAAGAAGTCGATAGGGAAAAAATTGCAGCTATGAAGGATAACGGCATTAAGTATGTCGAAGGGCCGATTGAAAAAGTGCTGGCAGACGGACCTGACTTCAGGGGAGTTGAGCTCGAAAACGGCGACAAGCTGACTTCAGAACGCGGCTTCATGGCCTTCGGCGGGAATGAAGTGAAATCGCAGCTCGCACAGCAGCTTGGCGTCGATCTTCATAAAAACAAGCATGTATTAGTCGACCCGCGAACCAAAATGACCAATGTCGAGAACGTCTGGGCCGCTGGGGACCTTGTCGCCCATTCCGAGCAAACGACAATTGCCATGGGAGACGGCATGCAGGCCAGCATCTGGATCCATAAGACACTTTTAGCGGATAAGGGGTAG
- the ybaK gene encoding Cys-tRNA(Pro) deacylase codes for MAKVKTNAMRILDTQKVPYEILTYDSKDGKIDGVAVAGKIGRDPAQVYKTLVVVGASKDLYVFVIPVEAELDMKKAAREAGEKSVEMLPVKDIQKYTGYIRGGCSPVGMKKNYPTFLDESAQELETIIVSAGKIGFQVELAPDQLLNILRGKYGQLTK; via the coding sequence ATGGCGAAGGTTAAAACGAACGCAATGAGGATTCTTGATACGCAGAAGGTGCCGTATGAAATCCTAACTTATGACTCGAAGGATGGCAAGATTGACGGTGTTGCTGTTGCTGGTAAAATTGGCCGCGACCCGGCACAGGTCTACAAAACGCTTGTTGTTGTAGGCGCCAGCAAGGATTTATATGTTTTTGTTATCCCGGTAGAAGCGGAGCTGGATATGAAAAAGGCTGCGAGGGAAGCTGGGGAAAAGAGTGTAGAGATGCTTCCAGTCAAGGACATCCAGAAATATACCGGCTACATCCGCGGCGGCTGTTCGCCGGTTGGCATGAAGAAGAACTATCCTACTTTTTTGGATGAGAGCGCCCAGGAGCTTGAAACCATCATCGTCAGTGCAGGGAAAATCGGTTTCCAGGTCGAATTGGCACCGGACCAGCTTTTAAATATTTTAAGAGGAAAATATGGTCAATTAACGAAATAG